One Actinospica robiniae DSM 44927 genomic region harbors:
- a CDS encoding peroxiredoxin yields MPKSPVIGQPAPDFTLPGVLLADGAADRREFALSAQRGRPLVLAFYPGDETSVCTKQMCSYSAGLDRFTELDATVWGISPQDVDSHEGFARHHSLGMPLLADTDLAVASAYGITVGKVLRRSVFLIDGEGVLRWKHVAMLGLTYQGIDTIAEQLRKLA; encoded by the coding sequence ATGCCGAAGAGCCCTGTTATCGGGCAGCCAGCCCCCGACTTCACCCTTCCCGGCGTCCTGCTGGCCGACGGCGCAGCCGATCGGCGCGAGTTCGCCCTCTCCGCCCAGCGCGGGCGGCCGCTCGTGCTCGCCTTCTACCCGGGTGACGAGACGTCCGTGTGCACGAAGCAGATGTGCTCGTACTCCGCCGGCCTCGACCGCTTCACCGAGCTCGACGCCACGGTCTGGGGGATCAGCCCGCAGGACGTGGACAGCCACGAGGGCTTCGCCCGCCACCACTCTCTCGGCATGCCGCTGCTGGCCGACACCGACCTCGCCGTCGCCTCGGCGTACGGCATCACCGTCGGCAAAGTGCTGCGGCGGTCGGTCTTCCTCATCGACGGCGAGGGCGTGCTGCGCTGGAAGCACGTCGCGATGCTCGGGCTGACCTATCAGGGCATCGACACGATCGCCGAGCAGCTCCGGAAGCTCGCCTGA
- a CDS encoding alpha-glucuronidase yields MPALPSPVHPAWLPSEALRALGSRRVVVRGEGLLVETVAAETQNACARFGGVATFLPSAAENAEGTESAADIPAADLVFSLAPQREELGDEGFEIARTSGDVTTVHAAAPAGLLYGFFHVVRLGEAAFAADLPSGGVQKPALSRRMADHWDNVDVEPTMGQVERGYAGGSIFWEAGRLREDLSRVRSYARLLAACGINAVSVNNVNVHRTEAHLLTDRLGDVEKLAEVFRPYGIRVHLSVNFASPLVLGGLSTADPLDPAVRTWWAATTAEVYARIPDFGGYVVKADSEGQPGPFGYGRTHADGANTLADALAPFGGVVHWRAFVYNHRQDWRDRSTDRARAAHDHFAPLDGNFRENAILQVKHGPIDFQTREPISPVIAAMPTTRLAVELQATQEYTGQQKHVCYLAPMWSEVLGFAPWGENGDTVADVARGLVVVSNVGDDQFWTGHPLAQANLYAFGRLAWDPTADPAAILDEWIGLTFPTGAVDEDGQLPQLRESLHAMMDESWLTYEKYTAPLGVGFMVRPGQHYGPDVDGYEYTPWGTYHFADREGIGVDRTSATGTGYAAQYPKPWSETYEAVEQCPDELLLFFHHVPYRHQLHSGKSVIQHIYDTHFEGADLAAAIRDQWRRIADLPVVPEDVRHRMAERLDEQVRCAEEWRDQINTYFYRKSGIPDAHGRTIY; encoded by the coding sequence ATGCCCGCTCTCCCCTCGCCCGTCCACCCCGCCTGGCTGCCGTCGGAAGCCCTGCGCGCCCTCGGTTCCCGCCGCGTCGTCGTGCGCGGCGAAGGCCTGCTCGTCGAGACCGTCGCCGCCGAGACCCAGAACGCCTGCGCCCGTTTCGGCGGCGTCGCCACGTTCCTGCCGTCGGCCGCCGAGAATGCAGAAGGTACCGAGAGCGCTGCGGACATACCGGCCGCCGACCTCGTCTTCTCCCTCGCCCCGCAGCGCGAGGAACTCGGCGACGAGGGCTTCGAAATCGCCCGTACCAGCGGCGACGTCACCACGGTCCACGCCGCGGCGCCCGCCGGCCTGCTCTACGGCTTCTTCCACGTCGTACGGCTGGGCGAAGCCGCGTTCGCCGCCGACCTGCCGTCCGGCGGAGTGCAAAAGCCCGCACTGAGCCGGCGCATGGCCGATCACTGGGACAACGTCGACGTCGAGCCGACCATGGGCCAGGTCGAGCGCGGCTACGCCGGCGGCTCGATCTTCTGGGAGGCCGGACGGCTGCGCGAGGACCTGAGCCGGGTGCGCTCCTACGCGCGCCTGCTGGCCGCATGCGGGATCAACGCCGTCTCGGTCAACAATGTGAACGTTCACCGTACCGAGGCGCACCTGCTCACCGACCGCCTCGGCGACGTCGAAAAACTTGCCGAGGTGTTTCGACCGTACGGCATCCGCGTCCACCTCTCGGTGAACTTCGCGTCCCCGCTCGTCCTCGGCGGCCTGAGCACCGCCGATCCGCTCGACCCGGCCGTGCGCACATGGTGGGCCGCGACGACCGCCGAGGTCTACGCGCGCATCCCCGACTTCGGCGGCTACGTAGTCAAGGCCGACTCCGAGGGCCAGCCCGGCCCCTTCGGCTACGGCCGCACCCACGCCGACGGCGCGAACACGCTGGCCGACGCGCTCGCCCCCTTCGGCGGCGTCGTGCACTGGCGCGCGTTCGTCTACAACCACCGCCAGGACTGGCGCGACCGCTCCACCGACCGAGCCCGCGCCGCCCACGACCACTTCGCCCCCCTGGACGGAAACTTCCGCGAGAACGCGATCCTGCAGGTCAAGCACGGTCCGATCGACTTCCAGACGCGCGAGCCGATCTCCCCGGTGATCGCGGCCATGCCCACCACCCGCCTCGCCGTCGAGCTCCAGGCCACCCAGGAGTACACCGGCCAGCAGAAGCACGTCTGCTACCTCGCCCCGATGTGGAGCGAAGTGCTCGGCTTCGCGCCCTGGGGCGAGAACGGCGACACCGTCGCGGACGTGGCACGCGGCCTCGTCGTCGTCTCGAACGTCGGCGACGACCAGTTCTGGACCGGGCACCCGCTGGCCCAGGCGAACCTCTACGCCTTCGGCCGCCTAGCCTGGGACCCGACAGCCGACCCGGCAGCGATCCTCGACGAGTGGATCGGCCTCACCTTCCCGACCGGCGCCGTCGACGAGGACGGACAACTCCCGCAGCTGCGCGAATCGCTGCACGCGATGATGGACGAGTCCTGGCTCACCTACGAGAAGTACACCGCGCCGCTCGGCGTGGGCTTCATGGTCCGACCCGGCCAGCACTACGGCCCCGACGTCGACGGATACGAATACACCCCCTGGGGCACCTACCACTTCGCCGACCGCGAAGGCATCGGCGTCGACCGCACCAGCGCGACCGGCACCGGCTACGCCGCCCAATACCCGAAGCCCTGGTCGGAGACCTACGAAGCCGTCGAGCAGTGCCCGGACGAACTGCTGCTGTTCTTCCACCACGTGCCCTACCGCCACCAGCTGCACAGCGGAAAGAGCGTCATCCAGCACATCTACGACACGCACTTCGAAGGCGCCGACCTCGCCGCCGCCATCCGCGACCAGTGGCGCCGCATCGCCGACCTGCCCGTCGTCCCCGAAGACGTCCGCCACCGCATGGCCGAGCGCCTCGACGAGCAGGTCCGCTGCGCTGAGGAGTGGCGCGACCAGATCAACACGTACTTCTACCGCAAGTCGGGCATCCCCGACGCCCACGGCCGCACGATCTACTGA
- a CDS encoding ABC transporter permease, whose protein sequence is MLRLALDTLRSRWTGFAGTFLGLAFGVALMSTVLVAMTGGLDSSGSKPLRYADAPIVVIATDEVTIDQAEDTEHLPLTGTPPLSAALIQKVQATGRTVLDRTFYAQPVGVQLPGAGDPVGHAWSSAAFAPYRLAAGTAPADARQVVLGGGPASLVGHQVTVLTAQGPAQFTVSGVTAPVSFEQAVFFSDAEAAQLSPSVDAVVAYSSLSAVKAAVASAGTAATVAAPKGGISSGAAKVLAGDDRHQADAITAEDQRELQSVDGLLGVAGGLAVFVAVFVTGSTFAFSVQQRRRELAVLRCAGATPAQVSRMVMAESAVIGLGASALGALIGIGGGPLLAHWLVTRKEAPAWFSVSFSPVAVLAIFGAFATGVIAALAGAGLACLRASRIRPVEALREAVVDVKAMTKLRWIGGIGCLITGLVLAIVVPIAAPMIAVAINEVVAGVLVAAFALLSPLFVRPLVRLFAAPLGWLRGASVLLARENAMAAARRTAATATPILVTLGLAAAVLGSVESIDDAKATQLRSSVRAAYVITPQGAPGLSLAALEQVAQVPGVTATPVTSEDVYGPMPDSVLVDYNAQIVDAASLANDFDLQVVSGSLSSLNDNSVVVDQEWGVHTGQQVDVYLADGTRAGLTVAAVVRTGVGGNAAFLTPAHAQGALVSRIDVDLKPGADPAAVYPALVAAARNLGGKVTPQAVWAAGVNTEQSNHDWTNATTVLLIALVYTGLSIINTLVMATAARAREFAMLRLSGATPFQVLRTVAVEALLIVLIGTSLAAAVGAVALAGLGSGLRDLVRHTPVDVPWLVLGVTTGLCAVAGVLATVGAARYCLRTRPIELVAARE, encoded by the coding sequence ATGCTGAGACTCGCCCTTGATACGCTGCGCAGCCGATGGACCGGGTTCGCCGGTACCTTCCTTGGCCTGGCCTTCGGCGTGGCACTGATGTCCACGGTGCTGGTCGCCATGACTGGCGGGCTGGACAGCTCCGGCAGCAAGCCCCTGCGTTACGCCGATGCCCCGATCGTGGTGATCGCCACAGACGAGGTGACGATCGATCAGGCGGAGGACACCGAGCATTTGCCGCTCACGGGAACTCCACCGCTCTCTGCCGCGTTGATCCAGAAGGTGCAGGCGACCGGGCGCACCGTACTCGACCGCACCTTCTACGCTCAGCCCGTCGGCGTGCAGCTGCCGGGCGCCGGCGATCCGGTGGGTCACGCGTGGTCCTCGGCCGCGTTCGCCCCCTACCGGCTCGCTGCGGGCACCGCCCCGGCCGATGCGCGCCAGGTCGTGCTCGGCGGTGGGCCGGCTTCGCTGGTGGGCCATCAGGTCACTGTCCTGACGGCGCAGGGCCCGGCCCAGTTCACTGTCTCCGGGGTCACCGCGCCGGTCTCCTTCGAGCAGGCAGTGTTCTTCTCCGACGCCGAGGCCGCGCAGCTCTCGCCCTCGGTCGACGCCGTTGTCGCGTACAGCTCGTTGTCCGCGGTCAAGGCCGCCGTGGCCTCGGCTGGGACGGCGGCGACGGTGGCGGCTCCGAAGGGCGGGATAAGCTCCGGCGCCGCCAAGGTGCTCGCCGGCGACGACCGGCATCAGGCCGACGCGATCACTGCCGAGGACCAGCGCGAGTTGCAGTCCGTGGACGGACTGCTCGGCGTCGCGGGCGGCCTCGCGGTGTTCGTGGCCGTGTTCGTCACGGGCTCCACTTTCGCTTTCTCGGTGCAGCAGCGTCGGCGCGAGCTCGCGGTGCTGCGGTGCGCTGGGGCGACGCCCGCTCAGGTCTCCCGGATGGTGATGGCCGAGTCCGCTGTGATCGGCCTCGGCGCATCCGCTCTAGGTGCGCTGATCGGCATCGGGGGAGGGCCCTTACTGGCGCACTGGCTGGTGACCCGGAAGGAGGCACCGGCCTGGTTCTCCGTCTCGTTCTCGCCGGTGGCGGTCCTCGCGATCTTCGGCGCCTTCGCCACGGGAGTGATCGCCGCGCTCGCGGGCGCCGGTCTGGCCTGCCTACGGGCGTCCCGGATCCGTCCGGTCGAGGCGCTGCGCGAAGCCGTGGTCGATGTCAAGGCAATGACGAAGCTGCGATGGATCGGCGGCATCGGCTGCCTGATCACCGGACTGGTGCTGGCGATCGTGGTGCCGATCGCCGCGCCGATGATCGCGGTTGCCATCAACGAGGTCGTGGCCGGCGTGCTGGTGGCCGCCTTCGCCCTGCTCTCGCCGCTGTTCGTCCGGCCGCTGGTCCGGCTCTTCGCCGCGCCACTGGGTTGGTTGCGCGGCGCGTCGGTGCTGCTCGCCCGGGAGAACGCGATGGCCGCGGCCCGCCGCACGGCTGCCACGGCCACCCCGATCCTGGTGACGCTCGGCCTCGCCGCCGCAGTCCTCGGCTCGGTCGAGAGCATCGACGACGCCAAGGCCACTCAGTTGCGCAGCTCCGTGCGGGCTGCCTACGTCATCACGCCCCAGGGGGCGCCGGGCCTGAGCCTGGCCGCTCTTGAGCAGGTGGCACAGGTTCCCGGCGTGACGGCTACTCCGGTCACCAGCGAGGACGTCTACGGCCCGATGCCGGATTCGGTCCTGGTGGATTACAACGCGCAGATCGTCGACGCGGCCAGCCTGGCCAACGACTTCGACCTGCAGGTCGTCTCCGGATCTCTCAGCAGCCTGAATGACAACTCAGTGGTCGTGGACCAGGAGTGGGGCGTACACACCGGGCAGCAGGTCGACGTCTACCTCGCCGACGGCACCCGTGCCGGCCTCACCGTCGCGGCCGTGGTGCGCACCGGGGTCGGTGGCAACGCCGCGTTCCTCACCCCGGCCCATGCCCAAGGTGCTCTGGTCAGCCGGATCGACGTGGACCTCAAGCCGGGCGCCGACCCGGCCGCGGTCTACCCGGCCCTGGTCGCCGCCGCCCGCAACCTCGGCGGCAAGGTGACGCCGCAGGCCGTGTGGGCCGCCGGCGTCAACACCGAGCAGTCCAACCACGACTGGACCAACGCCACCACCGTGCTGCTGATCGCCCTGGTCTACACCGGCTTGTCCATCATCAACACTCTGGTGATGGCCACGGCCGCCCGGGCCAGGGAGTTCGCGATGCTGCGGCTCAGCGGCGCAACGCCGTTCCAGGTGCTGCGCACCGTCGCGGTAGAGGCGCTGCTGATCGTGCTGATCGGCACGTCACTGGCAGCGGCGGTCGGCGCGGTTGCGCTGGCCGGGCTCGGTTCCGGGCTCAGGGACCTGGTCCGGCATACTCCGGTGGACGTGCCTTGGCTGGTGCTGGGCGTGACGACGGGGCTGTGCGCGGTCGCGGGTGTGCTCGCCACTGTCGGCGCCGCCCGCTACTGCCTGCGAACGCGGCCGATCGAGCTCGTCGCGGCCCGTGAGTAG
- a CDS encoding ATP-binding cassette domain-containing protein, producing the protein MTISNPVQLWSVRKTYSTSAGTVVALDDVTFEFPAGSFTAVMGPSGSGKSTLLQCAAGLDRPTAGRVVLAGTDLTGKSETALTLLRRERVGFVFQSFNLVSALTAEQNVALPLRLAGKKPGKEQVQAALAAVGLGERGRHRPGELSGGQQQRVAIARALVGSPDVLFADEPTGALDTATSREVLALLRTLVDERGLTVVMVTHDPVAASYARNVVFLADGRIVGELADPTAEGVASRMTGLEAEAVAALASDAPVEEAPAC; encoded by the coding sequence ATGACCATCAGCAACCCGGTTCAGCTCTGGTCGGTGCGCAAGACCTACAGCACCTCGGCCGGCACCGTCGTCGCGCTCGACGATGTCACTTTTGAGTTCCCCGCGGGCTCCTTCACTGCGGTGATGGGGCCGTCTGGTTCGGGCAAGTCGACGCTGCTGCAGTGTGCTGCGGGGCTGGATCGGCCTACGGCCGGCCGGGTTGTGCTTGCCGGGACGGACCTGACCGGCAAGAGCGAGACCGCGCTTACGCTGCTGCGTCGGGAGCGCGTCGGCTTCGTTTTTCAGTCCTTCAACCTGGTCTCCGCGCTGACGGCCGAGCAGAACGTGGCCCTGCCGCTGCGGCTGGCCGGGAAGAAGCCGGGGAAGGAGCAGGTGCAGGCGGCGCTGGCGGCGGTCGGGCTCGGTGAGCGGGGGCGGCACCGTCCTGGGGAGCTTTCGGGCGGCCAGCAACAGCGTGTGGCCATTGCGCGCGCACTGGTCGGCTCGCCGGACGTGCTCTTCGCGGACGAGCCCACCGGCGCCCTCGACACTGCCACCTCTCGCGAGGTGCTGGCCCTGCTGCGTACTCTGGTGGATGAGCGCGGTCTGACTGTGGTGATGGTCACCCACGATCCGGTCGCAGCGTCTTACGCCCGCAACGTCGTCTTCCTGGCTGACGGCCGGATCGTCGGCGAGCTCGCTGACCCCACGGCCGAGGGCGTCGCGTCCCGGATGACCGGGCTCGAGGCTGAGGCCGTGGCGGCGCTGGCGAGCGACGCTCCGGTGGAGGAGGCTCCGGCATGCTGA
- a CDS encoding class I SAM-dependent methyltransferase yields the protein MDASDEYRRPAARPLARERSSLFDQQAEAYDRFRPAYPDAVIDELLGPMPAGLDVLDVGCGTGIAARQIAQRGAKVLGVELAPRMAEVARGHGVDVEIAAFEGWDAAGRTFDRVTSAQAWHWLDLPIATAKAAAVLRPGGRLCLIWNAGCQPDDLADALEEVYARVVPPGGHRLFRGYAANRSSDVKTGLDSEIDAISAVPEFDVPTQKWFPWTRTYQRDEWLDQLVSRSDHAALERAIRDRLFESISAAIDDHGGSFVMNFETVLITATRLP from the coding sequence GTGGATGCCAGCGACGAATACCGCCGTCCGGCCGCGCGCCCTCTGGCCCGGGAACGTTCGAGTTTGTTCGACCAGCAAGCCGAGGCCTACGACCGGTTCCGGCCGGCCTATCCGGACGCCGTGATTGATGAATTGCTCGGTCCGATGCCTGCGGGCCTGGACGTTCTCGACGTGGGCTGTGGCACGGGGATTGCTGCACGGCAGATAGCCCAGCGCGGCGCCAAAGTGCTGGGGGTGGAACTCGCACCACGAATGGCGGAGGTCGCCCGTGGCCATGGGGTCGACGTGGAGATTGCGGCCTTCGAAGGCTGGGACGCTGCTGGTCGCACCTTCGACCGGGTGACTTCAGCGCAGGCCTGGCACTGGCTCGACCTGCCTATCGCCACCGCTAAGGCGGCCGCTGTGCTGCGGCCGGGCGGCAGGCTCTGTCTGATCTGGAACGCCGGATGTCAGCCTGATGACCTGGCCGATGCTCTTGAGGAGGTGTACGCACGTGTCGTGCCGCCGGGCGGCCACCGTCTGTTCCGGGGCTATGCGGCCAACCGGTCATCGGATGTGAAGACAGGGCTCGACTCGGAAATCGACGCCATCTCAGCGGTGCCCGAGTTCGATGTGCCGACACAGAAGTGGTTCCCGTGGACGCGGACCTACCAGCGGGATGAGTGGCTGGACCAGCTTGTCTCACGGAGCGACCACGCCGCCCTCGAACGAGCGATCCGAGACCGCCTGTTCGAATCCATCAGCGCGGCCATCGACGATCACGGCGGCTCGTTCGTCATGAATTTCGAGACCGTCCTGATCACCGCGACCCGGCTGCCGTAG
- a CDS encoding FAD-dependent oxidoreductase, translating to MDIAIVGAGLGGLALARVLHVNGIDAVVYEREPSRHARGQGGMLDIHSGQRALREAGLVEGFHAIARSEGQDMRLLTPDGTLLFQEDTPDDAPMARPEVDRADLRKLLLDSLPEGTVRWGHAFESADNGTLHFAGGGTATYDLLVGADGASSRVRPLLTDARPAHIGQNVIELCVPDIDRTHPELAVMLGRGNYWVLGDGISFAAQRNGDGRVRIGVSFYNTAEGWFTTSKIPLDDPSAARARLIELLPGWHPKYIALIEACDDTVVSRSIYTLPLGLTWPKSPNVTLLGDAAHLMPPTGQGANMALLDGAHLALALAAHPHDLPAAIGEYENEMFERTGAAAKMSARMHDLLTSPDAAQHMLAFFQPES from the coding sequence GTGGACATCGCCATCGTCGGAGCAGGCTTAGGCGGCCTGGCTCTCGCTCGCGTGCTGCACGTCAACGGCATCGACGCCGTCGTGTACGAGCGCGAACCGTCGCGCCACGCGCGCGGCCAGGGCGGAATGCTCGACATCCATTCCGGTCAGCGCGCGCTCCGCGAGGCCGGCCTGGTCGAGGGCTTCCACGCGATCGCCCGCAGCGAAGGCCAGGACATGCGCCTGCTCACACCGGACGGAACCCTGCTGTTCCAGGAGGACACTCCCGACGACGCCCCCATGGCCCGGCCCGAGGTCGACCGCGCCGACCTGCGCAAGCTCCTCCTCGACTCGCTCCCCGAAGGAACGGTCCGCTGGGGGCACGCGTTCGAGTCTGCCGACAACGGCACCCTGCACTTCGCCGGAGGCGGCACCGCGACGTACGACCTGCTCGTCGGCGCAGACGGCGCATCGTCCCGCGTCCGCCCACTGCTCACCGACGCCCGGCCGGCACACATCGGCCAGAACGTCATCGAACTCTGCGTTCCTGACATCGACCGCACCCACCCCGAACTCGCGGTGATGCTCGGCCGCGGCAACTACTGGGTCCTCGGCGACGGGATATCCTTCGCCGCCCAGCGAAACGGCGACGGCCGCGTCCGCATCGGCGTGAGCTTCTACAACACCGCAGAGGGCTGGTTCACCACCAGCAAGATCCCGCTCGACGACCCGTCCGCCGCCCGAGCACGGCTGATCGAGTTGCTCCCCGGCTGGCACCCGAAGTACATCGCGCTGATCGAAGCCTGCGACGACACGGTCGTATCGCGGTCGATCTACACACTCCCGCTCGGCCTGACCTGGCCGAAATCGCCGAACGTCACGCTCCTCGGCGACGCCGCGCACCTGATGCCGCCGACCGGCCAAGGCGCCAACATGGCACTCCTCGACGGCGCCCACCTCGCCCTCGCCCTGGCCGCGCACCCGCACGACCTCCCCGCCGCCATCGGAGAGTACGAAAACGAGATGTTCGAACGCACCGGCGCCGCCGCCAAGATGTCCGCGCGCATGCACGACCTGCTGACATCCCCTGACGCCGCGCAGCACATGCTCGCGTTCTTTCAACCCGAATCGTGA
- a CDS encoding TetR/AcrR family transcriptional regulator — MLVWERPEPSNRPVLAPLSRERIVRAAIELADADGLVAVSLRKVAAALDVGPMRLYGYIDTKEELLDLMVNAVHAEIHPTGDDWREVLRSQAEATRRAAQQHEWLADLIGGRPQLGPNTLAIGDAVLGAMSDVDLDVVVPAVAAVNAYVVGAVRREISERRAERASGMDLRQYQAATGPYLQRTFAAGQFPALATVVRDGPHLSADETFRVGLEFLLDGIEARISR; from the coding sequence ATGTTGGTGTGGGAGAGGCCGGAGCCGTCGAACCGGCCGGTGTTGGCGCCGCTGAGCCGGGAGCGGATCGTCCGTGCGGCGATCGAGCTGGCCGACGCGGACGGTCTGGTCGCCGTTTCGCTGCGCAAGGTGGCCGCGGCGCTGGACGTGGGGCCGATGCGGCTCTACGGCTACATCGACACCAAGGAGGAACTGCTCGACCTGATGGTCAACGCGGTCCATGCCGAGATCCACCCGACCGGGGACGACTGGCGCGAGGTGCTGCGGTCGCAGGCCGAAGCCACTCGGCGGGCTGCCCAGCAGCACGAGTGGCTGGCCGACCTGATCGGCGGCCGGCCGCAACTCGGGCCGAACACGCTGGCCATCGGGGACGCCGTGCTGGGCGCGATGAGCGATGTCGACCTGGACGTCGTGGTGCCGGCGGTCGCCGCGGTCAACGCATACGTGGTCGGCGCCGTACGCCGGGAGATCTCCGAGCGACGGGCGGAACGGGCCAGCGGGATGGATCTCAGGCAGTATCAGGCCGCGACTGGACCATACCTGCAGCGTACCTTCGCCGCCGGGCAGTTCCCCGCGCTGGCCACGGTCGTGCGCGACGGTCCGCACCTGAGCGCCGACGAGACGTTCAGGGTCGGACTGGAATTCCTCCTCGACGGCATCGAGGCCCGCATCTCACGCTGA
- a CDS encoding TetR/AcrR family transcriptional regulator: MPDADDPARTPTRRRGAALEAALLEAAWAELAEVGYPALTMENVAARAGTGRAVLYRRWPSRSELVLAALKHHQPQFSAASAPPDTGSLREDVLSLLRDMSSRTGELMAGISFMFADYYSQTGESPAVWRERFMVDRPSSMPAILDRAIARGEADPARITDQVLRLPVDLVRHDLIMTLGPVPESTLVKIVDELFLPLVRP; encoded by the coding sequence ATGCCCGACGCAGACGACCCAGCCCGCACCCCCACCCGCCGCCGCGGCGCCGCGCTGGAGGCCGCGCTGCTCGAGGCCGCCTGGGCGGAACTGGCCGAGGTCGGCTACCCGGCGTTGACCATGGAGAACGTCGCCGCCCGGGCCGGCACCGGCCGCGCGGTGCTCTACCGCCGCTGGCCGAGCCGCTCCGAACTCGTCCTCGCGGCGCTCAAGCACCACCAGCCGCAGTTCTCCGCGGCCAGCGCCCCACCAGACACCGGCAGCCTGCGCGAGGACGTGCTGAGCCTGCTGCGGGACATGTCGTCGCGCACCGGCGAGCTCATGGCCGGAATCAGCTTCATGTTCGCCGACTACTACAGCCAGACCGGCGAGAGCCCTGCTGTATGGCGCGAACGGTTCATGGTCGACCGGCCGTCTTCGATGCCTGCCATCCTCGACCGCGCGATCGCGCGCGGCGAAGCCGATCCGGCCAGGATCACCGACCAGGTCCTGCGTCTCCCCGTCGACCTGGTCCGGCACGACCTGATCATGACGCTCGGTCCGGTGCCCGAATCCACTCTGGTCAAGATCGTGGACGAGCTTTTCCTGCCCCTGGTACGCCCCTGA
- a CDS encoding MDR family MFS transporter, giving the protein MSEPVAVPSKPAVPDNAPDKVPNKPADLPPGFARLAAIMMTGVVAVFLDTTVVNVAINTLSRHFGTTVATAQWTVSGYVLAMGVVIPLAGWLIDRLGAKPAWMTALSLFALGSLLCSLAPNIGALIAFRVVQGVGGGLMLPIMQAVLIRAAGPRPSNRAVAAVALPAVLGPILGPVLGGVIIQYLDWRAVFWLNLPLCVAGLITAWRGMENTDPAEAASLDVVGLVLLPPALAAILYGLTEAGIHSGFSAAVALYPLVGGVVLLAGFVAYALRATKPLVGLRPFLTRSFSASTLVLFLAGLSVYGAMLLLPLYFLQVQHLSILDAGLCLVPQGLGTLVSRVATAKLADSVGPRPVVFCGIIVAAIATVPFAFAGPHTSLVFLAFVLMVRGLGLGAVTIIVMASAYRDLDRSLIPDATAGIRIGQQVGNAFGTTVLAMLLESGLSRDTGPDAVPAAFHHAFWWAIGLSAVTALPALALPRGGLVSTPPTSAQPRLATTGARPDR; this is encoded by the coding sequence GTGAGCGAACCCGTGGCCGTGCCAAGTAAGCCCGCTGTGCCGGACAACGCGCCGGACAAGGTGCCGAACAAGCCCGCCGACTTGCCCCCGGGCTTCGCCCGGCTCGCCGCGATCATGATGACGGGCGTCGTCGCGGTCTTCCTCGACACCACGGTCGTCAACGTCGCGATCAACACCCTGAGCAGACACTTCGGCACTACGGTGGCCACCGCGCAATGGACGGTCAGCGGCTACGTGCTGGCCATGGGCGTGGTCATACCCCTCGCCGGTTGGCTGATCGACCGCCTCGGCGCGAAGCCTGCGTGGATGACGGCGTTATCGCTGTTCGCGCTCGGATCGCTGCTGTGCAGCCTGGCGCCGAACATCGGCGCGCTGATCGCGTTCCGAGTGGTGCAGGGCGTCGGCGGCGGGCTCATGCTGCCGATCATGCAGGCGGTGCTGATCCGGGCGGCCGGTCCCAGGCCGTCGAACCGCGCGGTCGCCGCCGTGGCGCTGCCTGCGGTGCTGGGCCCGATCCTGGGGCCGGTGCTGGGCGGCGTCATCATCCAGTACCTGGACTGGCGGGCCGTCTTCTGGCTCAACCTGCCGTTGTGCGTGGCCGGGCTGATCACGGCTTGGCGCGGCATGGAGAATACGGACCCTGCTGAAGCCGCCTCGCTGGACGTAGTCGGGCTCGTCCTGCTCCCACCCGCGCTCGCCGCCATCCTCTATGGGCTGACCGAAGCCGGCATCCACAGCGGGTTCAGCGCCGCTGTCGCGCTCTATCCGCTCGTCGGCGGTGTCGTTCTGCTCGCCGGTTTCGTGGCATACGCCTTGCGAGCGACCAAACCGCTGGTGGGTCTGCGCCCGTTCCTCACCCGCTCGTTCAGCGCTTCGACCTTGGTGCTGTTCCTGGCCGGGTTATCGGTCTACGGCGCGATGTTGTTGCTTCCGCTGTACTTTCTGCAGGTCCAGCACCTGAGCATCCTCGACGCAGGGCTCTGTCTCGTACCGCAGGGCCTTGGCACCCTGGTGAGCCGGGTCGCCACGGCGAAGCTGGCCGACAGCGTCGGACCGCGGCCGGTCGTGTTCTGCGGCATCATCGTGGCGGCGATAGCCACCGTGCCGTTCGCGTTCGCCGGGCCGCACACCAGTCTCGTTTTCCTCGCCTTCGTGCTGATGGTTCGCGGCCTCGGGCTGGGGGCGGTCACCATCATCGTCATGGCGAGCGCGTACCGGGACCTTGATCGAAGTCTGATTCCAGACGCGACCGCAGGAATCCGCATCGGGCAGCAGGTCGGCAATGCCTTCGGCACGACCGTGCTCGCCATGCTGCTGGAGAGCGGGCTGAGCCGCGATACGGGCCCTGACGCCGTTCCCGCGGCGTTCCACCACGCCTTCTGGTGGGCGATCGGCTTGTCCGCCGTCACCGCGTTGCCCGCGCTGGCACTCCCCCGGGGCGGGCTCGTCTCAACCCCGCCGACCTCCGCGCAACCCCGGCTGGCGACGACCGGAGCTAGGCCCGATCGGTGA